A genomic segment from Tissierellales bacterium encodes:
- a CDS encoding YwbE family protein — protein MDGTKRDNIKIGSSVLVVQKRDQKTGKLTEGTVKKILTNSPKHHHGVKVMLNNGTVGRVKEIL, from the coding sequence ATGGATGGAACAAAAAGAGATAATATTAAAATAGGCTCATCAGTCTTAGTCGTTCAAAAACGAGATCAAAAGACTGGAAAACTAACAGAAGGAACTGTAAAAAAGATACTTACCAATTCACCAAAACACCACCATGGAGTAAAGGTAATGCTGAATAATGGTACTGTAGGTAGGGTAAAGGAAATACTATAA